In the Candidatus Woesearchaeota archaeon genome, one interval contains:
- a CDS encoding PAC2 family protein, producing MAWKIEKFVKKFPVLNNPILVEGLPGIGNVGKVAVDFVIAESKTVKICRFFSHGLPNSVFVNEESLIELPTIELYYKKMGKGKRDLLLLAGDIQPTNEESSYEFCETVIGMCRQMKCREIITLGGIGLSTISKTPKVYCTGNSKEIVRKYTDGTGASPKLYGVVGPIVGVSGLLVGLAERQKISGIAMLAETLAHPMYLGIRGAKEIIKVLDRKLKLGVDVKKLERDIKDMESDIMKGGELEKASRKMKSFTKKETSYIG from the coding sequence ATGGCCTGGAAAATCGAAAAATTTGTGAAAAAATTCCCTGTCCTAAACAACCCAATACTGGTTGAAGGACTGCCCGGCATAGGGAATGTCGGCAAAGTTGCTGTTGATTTTGTTATTGCAGAGTCCAAGACTGTGAAAATTTGCAGGTTTTTTTCCCATGGGCTTCCAAATTCTGTATTTGTCAATGAGGAAAGCCTTATTGAGCTTCCGACTATAGAGCTCTATTATAAAAAAATGGGGAAAGGCAAAAGGGATCTGCTTTTGCTTGCCGGAGACATTCAGCCAACCAATGAGGAATCATCATATGAATTCTGCGAGACTGTTATTGGGATGTGCAGGCAGATGAAATGCAGGGAAATCATAACTCTTGGAGGCATAGGCCTTTCAACAATATCCAAGACGCCAAAGGTCTATTGCACCGGAAACAGCAAGGAAATTGTCAGGAAATACACAGATGGCACAGGTGCAAGCCCCAAGCTCTATGGAGTTGTCGGGCCAATCGTCGGCGTTTCAGGCCTGCTTGTGGGGCTGGCCGAAAGGCAGAAGATAAGCGGGATTGCAATGCTCGCTGAAACCCTTGCCCACCCTATGTATCTTGGGATCAGGGGGGCAAAGGAAATTATCAAGGTCCTTGACAGGAAGCTGAAGCTTGGCGTTGATGTAAAGAAGCTGGAGAGGGACATCAAGGACATGGAATCCGATATAATGAAAGGCGGTGAACTGGAGAAGGCATCCAGGAAAATGAAAAGCTTCACAAAAAAGGAAACAAGCTATATTGGATGA
- a CDS encoding ribosome biogenesis protein produces MRHILKCPECGNYSMEDACSNGHAPVPTANPKPAKYSPDDHYGEYRRKAKLEKWQSEGLL; encoded by the coding sequence ATGAGGCACATCCTGAAATGCCCTGAATGTGGAAATTATTCCATGGAAGATGCTTGCAGCAACGGCCATGCGCCCGTGCCAACAGCAAACCCAAAGCCTGCAAAATACTCTCCCGACGACCATTATGGCGAATACAGGAGAAAGGCCAAGCTGGAAAAGTGGCAGTCTGAAGGGCTGCTTTAA
- a CDS encoding translation initiation factor IF-2 subunit alpha: MLYKKQGYPQEDELVLCTVTSVQHHSVFANLDEYGKTGMIHISEVSPGRIRNIRDYVKEGKVVVCKVLRVYLERGNIDLSLRRVTETQKRAKINQIKQMQKAEKIVEHVAKRLGKKTEDLYDFISKKILLKYANLYAFLEDLSENESLVRAFELPADVALALVETVKTRIKPSEVQISGKLSLASFEGNGIEIVKKVLIETRNTDIDRITMSYAGGGKYNLVVKAPDYKTAERILGKAIETAVEGMQKKGGIGEFFRDEK; this comes from the coding sequence ATGCTGTACAAGAAGCAGGGTTACCCGCAGGAGGACGAACTTGTCCTTTGCACTGTTACCAGTGTTCAGCACCATTCTGTATTTGCAAATTTGGATGAATACGGCAAGACCGGAATGATCCATATTTCTGAAGTATCGCCCGGAAGGATTAGGAATATAAGGGACTATGTCAAGGAAGGCAAGGTTGTAGTCTGCAAGGTTCTCAGGGTTTATCTTGAGCGGGGAAACATTGACTTGTCCCTGCGAAGGGTTACAGAGACGCAAAAAAGGGCAAAGATAAACCAGATAAAGCAGATGCAGAAGGCAGAGAAAATCGTTGAGCATGTTGCAAAGCGGCTTGGCAAGAAAACAGAGGACCTGTATGATTTTATCAGCAAGAAAATACTCCTCAAATACGCTAACCTTTATGCGTTTTTGGAGGATCTCTCGGAAAATGAAAGCCTTGTAAGGGCTTTTGAGCTGCCGGCAGATGTTGCGCTGGCCTTGGTGGAAACCGTAAAAACAAGGATAAAGCCATCTGAAGTCCAGATAAGCGGAAAGCTCAGCCTGGCCAGCTTCGAAGGCAACGGCATTGAAATTGTAAAAAAAGTCCTGATTGAGACAAGAAACACTGATATTGATAGGATTACCATGAGCTATGCCGGGGGCGGAAAGTACAATCTGGTTGTAAAGGCGCCTGATTACAAGACTGCTGAAAGGATACTGGGCAAGGCAATTGAGACAGCTGTTGAAGGGATGCAGAAAAAAGGCGGAATCGGTGAATTTTTTAGGGATGAAAAATGA
- a CDS encoding 30S ribosomal protein S27e gives MKIKEHYSKFIKVRCTKCKNEQVVFGKASMEVKCLVCGKVLARPTGGKASIDARILEVLE, from the coding sequence ATGAAAATCAAGGAGCATTACTCAAAATTCATCAAGGTCAGGTGCACCAAGTGCAAGAACGAGCAAGTGGTGTTTGGAAAAGCGTCAATGGAAGTAAAATGCCTGGTCTGTGGCAAGGTTTTGGCCAGGCCAACAGGAGGCAAGGCTTCGATTGACGCCAGAATTCTGGAGGTCCTTGAGTAA
- the rpl44e gene encoding 50S ribosomal protein L44e (protein component of the ribosomal E (exit) site that binds newly deacylated tRNAs after peptide bond formation; contains a zinc finger motif) codes for MKLPKTRKKYCPYCKKHTEHKITLTKKKSPRSMSYGSKVRARLRGRARGTGNLGRYSKPAVTSWKMTGKKVTKKTDLRYTCTKCNKMHNQRYGIRAKRVEFK; via the coding sequence ATGAAATTGCCCAAGACCAGGAAAAAATACTGCCCGTATTGCAAGAAGCATACCGAGCATAAAATAACCCTGACAAAGAAAAAAAGCCCGAGAAGCATGAGCTATGGCTCCAAGGTGAGGGCCAGGTTGAGGGGAAGGGCCAGGGGCACTGGCAACCTCGGAAGGTATTCAAAGCCGGCAGTTACAAGCTGGAAAATGACTGGGAAAAAAGTCACAAAGAAGACAGATTTGAGATACACGTGCACTAAGTGCAACAAGATGCACAACCAAAGGTATGGGATTAGGGCCAAAAGGGTTGAGTTCAAGTAA
- a CDS encoding radical SAM protein, giving the protein MAELSFETLTFSGSGENIECTFLKLFSFEIAKDDLKRIGDFSLTSSRSILFPKTSQEQADRKFGLLLSAGFSRLRNKLSKKPAVYLHRNSGIPLIGSLFIGISDKNVSTIEVKPITSCNTDCIFCSVDLTRRATDFVVEKEYMLQEVKKLVDYKGSDYIEINVNPHGEPTLYADLPGLVKGLRAIPQIKDVSMNTNATLLTQKLMDDLIDAGMTRFNVSLHSLNPEKSKFLFNSKTYNIERVKESCKYLARRGVLLLAPVWVPGHNDADMDELIEFAKVINAPIRIQNYQIHTLGKKVKKTKEKHWDQFFEEIKAMEQKHGVSISGVFPGFVLKPTKKLEMPFKLGDIATARLACPAEFKGDMLAVCKDRVISVQGCGRASGTVKLRITRAKNNTFFGELVK; this is encoded by the coding sequence ATGGCAGAATTAAGCTTTGAAACATTGACATTCAGCGGGTCAGGGGAAAACATCGAATGCACATTCCTCAAGCTATTTTCATTTGAAATTGCCAAAGACGATTTGAAAAGGATAGGGGATTTTTCCTTAACATCCAGCAGGTCCATCTTATTTCCCAAAACAAGCCAGGAACAGGCTGACCGAAAATTCGGGCTATTGCTGTCTGCAGGGTTTTCCAGGCTTAGGAACAAGCTTTCCAAAAAGCCGGCTGTTTACCTGCACCGGAATTCAGGCATTCCGCTGATCGGGAGCTTATTTATTGGAATATCTGACAAGAATGTGTCAACAATAGAAGTCAAGCCAATCACAAGCTGCAACACTGACTGCATTTTCTGTTCTGTTGACCTCACAAGGAGGGCTACAGATTTCGTGGTTGAAAAGGAATACATGCTGCAGGAAGTCAAAAAGCTGGTGGATTACAAAGGGAGTGATTATATCGAGATAAATGTCAATCCCCATGGCGAGCCAACATTGTATGCTGACTTACCGGGCCTTGTCAAGGGCCTTCGCGCAATCCCTCAAATAAAGGACGTTTCCATGAATACCAATGCCACCCTGCTTACACAAAAGCTGATGGACGACCTAATTGATGCCGGCATGACGCGGTTCAATGTGTCTTTGCACTCCCTTAACCCTGAAAAGAGCAAATTCCTGTTCAATTCCAAGACCTATAACATCGAAAGGGTAAAGGAAAGCTGCAAATACCTTGCCAGGAGAGGCGTTTTACTATTGGCGCCAGTCTGGGTGCCCGGCCACAATGACGCAGACATGGATGAGCTTATTGAGTTTGCCAAGGTAATAAATGCGCCCATAAGGATCCAGAACTACCAAATCCACACGTTGGGGAAAAAGGTCAAAAAGACCAAGGAAAAGCACTGGGACCAGTTTTTTGAGGAAATCAAGGCCATGGAGCAAAAGCACGGGGTTTCAATCAGCGGAGTCTTTCCTGGATTTGTCCTGAAGCCAACGAAGAAGCTTGAAATGCCGTTCAAGCTCGGGGACATTGCCACGGCAAGGCTGGCGTGCCCGGCTGAATTTAAGGGCGATATGCTGGCGGTCTGCAAGGACAGGGTCATATCTGTCCAAGGCTGCGGAAGGGCGTCAGGCACGGTTAAATTAAGGATTACAAGGGCAAAGAACAATACTTTTTTCGGTGAGCTCGTCAAATAG